In one window of Henckelia pumila isolate YLH828 chromosome 1, ASM3356847v2, whole genome shotgun sequence DNA:
- the LOC140873720 gene encoding triacylglycerol lipase OBL1-like produces the protein MASKVSYENENCIRDAVQNHWEMDFLGFYEYWNDYQEKATTQAFAFQDKINDAIIIAFRGTEPFDADAWRSDIDISWYELPAAGKVHGGFMKALGLQKSLGWPQEQPPSNQETAYYGLRKLLKQTLLNNAKAKFILTGHSLGGALAVLFPAVLALHNESFLLERLEGVYTFGQPRVGDQSFGEFMKKNLEKYDIIYHRYVYSYDMVPRLPFDNSTFLFKHFGTCIYHNSFYKAKIVTEEPDKNYFSILWLIPKIANSLWELIRSFTISYTKGSEYKETTVFRFLRVMGLFAAGIPAHFPPDYVNATRLASPDLFLLKDH, from the exons ATGGCGTCTAAGGTATCGTATGAGAACGAGAATTGCATTCGGGATGCTGTCCAAAACCACTGGGAG ATGGATTTCCTGGGATTCTACGAATACTGGAATG ATTATCAAGAAAAAGCGACGACACAAGCCTTCGCATTCCAAGACAAGATCAACGATGCCATTATCATAGCATTTAGAGGAACAGAACCCTTCGATGCAGATGCATGGAGATCCGACATCGACATCTCATGGTACGAACTTCCAGCCGCCGGAAAAGTCCACGGCGGCTTCATGAAAGCTTTAGGTCTGCAGAAATCATTGGGCTGGCCCCAAGAACAGCCTCCGAGCAACCAGGAAACCGCCTACTACGGCCTCCGGAAACTGCTGAAACAGACGCTGCTGAATAATGCGAAAGCCAAGTTCATACTGACCGGCCACAGCCTTGGAGGCGCGTTGGCGGTGCTGTTTCCGGCGGTCTTGGCTCTGCACAATGAGTCCTTTTTGCTCGAAAGATTGGAGGGTGTTTACACATTTGGGCAGCCGAGAGTCGGCGACCAAAGTTTCGGGGAATTTATGAAGAAAAATTTAGAAAAATACGACATTATCTATCACAGATATGTCTACAGTTACGATATGGTGCCCAGACTGCCTTTCGATAATTCCACTTTCCTGTTTAAGCATTTTGGGACGTGCATCTACCACAACAGTTTCTACAAAGCAAAA ATTGTAACAGAAGAGCCAGACAAGAACTACTTCTCTATACTATGGCTGATACCAAAAATCGCAAATTCTTTGTGGGAACTGATCAGAAGCTTCACTATTTCGTACACAAAGGGATCGGAGTATAAAGAAACGACGGTCTTTCGTTTCCTACGGGTGATGGGTCTTTTTGCTGCCGGGATTCCAGCACATTTCCCCCCGGATTATGTCAATGCCACGAGATTGGCCTCACCAGACCTATTTCTCCTAAAGGATCACTAA